A stretch of the Acidobacteriota bacterium genome encodes the following:
- a CDS encoding ABC transporter ATP-binding protein produces MELLKTENLFVGFSFLSKFQNVLKDINLLIKKNETFALIGESGSGKTLFALSILRLLPRNGKVISGNIFFEGKNLTNLEEKELRLIRGRKISIIFQEPLSSLNPVLKIGAQISESIRQWKQSSKKETREKTIEILKEVGFLNPEKWIDSYPHELSGGMRQRVLIAMALSLESDLLIADEPTSALDRSAHNEIVELLLKIKEERGISMILISHDIGFVEKLADRVGIIYSGEIMEVGEKKDIISNPFHPYTSGLLKSLPKYWKERRKKVYAMEGFIPSTEETIKSCLFYPRCERKMEICKIDKPGLKKAINREVRCWLYE; encoded by the coding sequence ATGGAGTTATTGAAGACAGAGAATCTCTTTGTTGGCTTTTCTTTTCTCTCAAAATTTCAGAATGTGTTAAAAGATATAAATCTTTTAATAAAAAAGAATGAAACATTTGCTCTAATCGGAGAATCAGGCTCTGGAAAAACGCTCTTTGCTTTATCCATATTAAGACTTCTTCCCCGGAATGGAAAGGTTATAAGCGGAAATATTTTTTTTGAAGGTAAAAATTTAACTAATTTAGAGGAGAAGGAATTAAGATTGATAAGAGGAAGAAAAATTTCAATCATATTTCAGGAACCTCTTTCCTCGCTAAACCCGGTATTGAAAATAGGCGCTCAAATTTCAGAATCAATCAGACAATGGAAGCAAAGTTCGAAAAAGGAAACCAGAGAAAAAACAATAGAAATTTTAAAAGAGGTTGGATTCTTGAATCCAGAGAAATGGATTGATTCATACCCTCACGAATTAAGCGGAGGAATGAGACAGAGGGTTTTAATTGCTATGGCGCTTTCCTTAGAATCAGATCTTTTAATCGCAGATGAGCCAACCTCAGCCTTAGATCGTTCGGCCCATAATGAGATTGTAGAACTCCTCCTTAAAATTAAAGAAGAGAGAGGAATATCGATGATATTAATTTCTCATGATATTGGCTTTGTAGAAAAACTTGCTGATAGAGTCGGGATAATCTATTCAGGAGAGATCATGGAAGTTGGAGAAAAAAAAGATATAATTTCAAATCCATTTCATCCTTATACCTCAGGATTGCTAAAGTCACTTCCAAAATACTGGAAAGAGAGAAGAAAAAAGGTTTACGCCATGGAAGGGTTTATCCCATCAACAGAAGAAACAATAAAAAGTTGTTTATTTTATCCAAGATGCGAAAGGAAGATGGAGATTTGTAAAATAGATAAACCAGGTTTAAAAAAAGCAATAAACAGAGAGGTTAGATGCTGGTTGTATGAATAG
- a CDS encoding ATP-binding cassette domain-containing protein, with translation MNRLLEIKNLKKYFILRGNFLFKRYRIKALDGISFNIKDKRNLGLVGESGSGKSTIAKIILRLLEPTEGKVYFLGRDFSELTKKDTREMRQKIQLIFQEPLNSLNPRHKIKEILEEPFKIFKIGDRNFREEKIKELLNLVGLSELSLQRYPHEFSGGQRQRICLVRAISLSPLLLILDEPLSSLDVSVQSQILNLLIDFQERFNIAYLFISHNLDVVKHISDELVIIYRGKIMEYGKTEEMIKKPLHPYTEFLLNPFKYEIKDINFDENLCPFLQRCYRRINKCFIFSPQIEKIDQDREISCHVV, from the coding sequence ATGAATAGATTGTTAGAGATAAAAAACTTAAAGAAATATTTCATATTGAGAGGAAATTTCCTTTTCAAGAGATACAGAATAAAAGCTCTGGATGGAATTTCTTTTAATATAAAAGATAAAAGAAATTTAGGTTTAGTGGGGGAATCTGGCTCAGGAAAATCAACAATTGCAAAGATAATATTGAGGTTGCTTGAGCCGACCGAAGGGAAGGTTTATTTTCTTGGCAGAGATTTTTCAGAATTAACTAAGAAAGACACAAGAGAGATGAGACAAAAAATTCAATTGATATTTCAGGAGCCTTTAAATTCTTTAAATCCTCGACATAAAATAAAGGAAATTCTTGAGGAGCCGTTTAAAATTTTTAAAATTGGTGATAGAAACTTTAGAGAAGAAAAAATTAAAGAATTATTAAACCTTGTTGGCTTATCAGAGTTATCTCTTCAGAGATATCCTCATGAATTCAGTGGAGGCCAGAGACAGAGAATTTGTCTCGTGAGAGCAATTTCTTTATCTCCTTTGCTTTTAATTTTAGATGAGCCTCTTTCATCTCTTGATGTATCCGTTCAGTCTCAAATTTTAAATTTATTAATAGATTTTCAGGAAAGGTTTAACATTGCTTATCTCTTTATTTCTCACAATTTAGATGTTGTTAAACATATAAGTGATGAGTTAGTTATTATATACAGAGGAAAAATTATGGAATATGGAAAAACAGAGGAAATGATTAAAAAACCTCTCCATCCTTATACAGAATTTTTATTAAATCCTTTCAAATATGAGATAAAAGATATAAATTTTGATGAAAATCTCTGCCCTTTTTTACAAAGATGTTATCGAAGAATAAATAAATGCTTTATATTTTCCCCACAGATAGAAAAAATTGACCAGGATAGAGAGATAAGTTGTCATGTAGTTTGA
- the pilM gene encoding type IV pilus assembly protein PilM, with protein MIRSKNLVGLDIGSSSIKIVELKSKKLGGKEFYKLKKIGYELLPSNTIVDGTIIESNSVIESIKKLSSEIKLKNKHVATSVSGTSVIVKKLVIPKIDPEEIEESIMWEAKHFITFPLDEVNIDYSIIERPEKEPGDRMDIILAAVKKEKINEYTSVILRTGKIPEVVDIDSFALQNALEVNYETSQNGLIALINIGASITNVNILDGDTSILIRDILFGGNQFSEIIQKEFGLSFEKAERIKKGESVDGVSFAIASPLIDMIFNDLKLEIIKTFDFVKTNTHEKKVRKIFICGGCSKIPGLKNFLLKGFDVPVEILNPFRNIQINEKIFNRDYIDEIAPFFGVAVGLALRKIKEH; from the coding sequence ATGATTAGGTCAAAAAATCTTGTAGGCCTTGATATAGGATCTTCTTCAATAAAAATTGTAGAATTGAAATCAAAAAAGCTGGGAGGAAAAGAATTTTATAAGCTCAAAAAAATTGGGTATGAATTGCTTCCTTCCAATACAATAGTGGATGGAACCATAATTGAATCTAACTCCGTTATCGAATCAATAAAAAAGCTCTCATCAGAGATAAAACTTAAGAATAAACATGTTGCGACTTCTGTTTCAGGAACATCTGTAATTGTAAAGAAACTTGTAATTCCAAAAATTGATCCTGAAGAAATAGAAGAGTCGATAATGTGGGAAGCAAAACATTTTATTACCTTTCCACTCGATGAAGTAAACATAGATTATTCTATTATTGAACGCCCTGAAAAAGAGCCAGGAGATAGAATGGATATTATACTTGCTGCTGTAAAGAAAGAAAAAATAAATGAATACACCTCTGTTATATTAAGAACTGGAAAGATTCCAGAAGTTGTGGATATAGATTCATTTGCCCTTCAGAATGCTCTCGAAGTCAATTATGAGACTTCACAGAATGGATTGATTGCTCTAATAAACATTGGAGCATCGATTACAAATGTGAATATTTTAGATGGGGATACTTCGATATTGATAAGAGATATATTATTTGGGGGGAATCAATTTTCTGAGATAATTCAGAAAGAATTTGGTTTAAGTTTTGAAAAAGCAGAAAGAATCAAAAAGGGAGAAAGTGTTGACGGGGTTTCATTTGCAATTGCATCTCCGTTGATAGATATGATTTTCAACGATTTGAAACTGGAAATTATTAAAACATTTGATTTTGTAAAAACAAATACTCATGAAAAAAAGGTTAGAAAGATATTTATATGCGGGGGATGTTCAAAAATTCCTGGTTTAAAAAATTTTTTATTAAAAGGGTTTGATGTACCTGTAGAAATTTTGAATCCATTCAGAAATATCCAAATAAATGAAAAGATTTTCAACAGGGATTATATTGATGAGATTGCACCGTTTTTTGGTGTGGCTGTTGGATTAGCTTTAAGAAAAATTAAAGAACATTGA
- a CDS encoding PilN domain-containing protein, which translates to MIKLNLLTKAEKLPKKRVKVKREKLREAEKPRILLLILVLILSFGFISYSYIWINDGIKNEKAQLENLKKKKKELEQIIKDLKNYQNIKNELQMKINIVKEIKAGQKVPILLMYQLSKNLPDLVWLKELRFFNGKLTISGSAFSNTLIADFIRNLDYSGYFKNINLKETSKKTVSGGNEIFDFSLESEFLRE; encoded by the coding sequence ATGATTAAATTAAATTTATTAACAAAGGCAGAAAAGCTCCCTAAAAAAAGAGTTAAGGTAAAAAGAGAGAAACTGAGAGAAGCTGAAAAACCTCGAATATTACTTCTTATTCTCGTCCTTATTTTATCTTTTGGATTTATCAGTTATTCTTACATCTGGATAAATGATGGAATAAAAAATGAAAAAGCTCAACTTGAGAATCTAAAGAAGAAGAAAAAGGAACTGGAACAAATTATAAAAGATTTAAAAAATTATCAGAATATTAAGAATGAACTGCAAATGAAAATAAATATTGTAAAAGAAATAAAAGCAGGCCAGAAGGTTCCAATTTTATTAATGTATCAGTTGAGTAAAAATCTGCCAGACCTTGTATGGTTGAAAGAATTGAGATTTTTTAACGGAAAATTGACTATCAGTGGGAGTGCATTTTCCAACACTTTGATTGCTGATTTTATAAGAAATCTTGATTATTCCGGGTATTTTAAAAATATAAACTTAAAAGAGACCTCCAAAAAAACTGTTTCAGGCGGAAATGAAATATTTGATTTTTCATTAGAATCAGAATTTTTAAGAGAATAA
- the pilO gene encoding type 4a pilus biogenesis protein PilO — MDVKRIGASGQFIVFFIFGLMIYGLFYFAYFSGRYSEYKFLRNEREKLEEEIRLGERKRRDAKILKRDLENLDRELKQLKETLPEKKEISDILRNIQDLATISNLSITRFSPKGEISKGMYLEWPISISLIGSYHNFGYFLNNLFEFKKIFNMDNLIIGALSKQSDNMTVSISFDVTTYILSEPASSSKEKLKKELERKKEQKKEKIEEII, encoded by the coding sequence ATGGACGTTAAGAGGATCGGAGCTTCAGGTCAATTTATAGTTTTTTTTATTTTTGGTTTGATGATATATGGACTGTTCTATTTTGCTTATTTTTCAGGAAGATATTCAGAGTATAAATTTCTTAGGAATGAAAGAGAAAAGTTAGAAGAGGAAATAAGATTAGGAGAGAGAAAAAGAAGAGATGCTAAAATATTGAAAAGGGATCTCGAAAATCTTGATAGGGAATTGAAACAGCTCAAGGAGACTCTGCCTGAAAAAAAGGAAATCAGTGATATATTAAGAAATATTCAAGATTTAGCAACGATATCCAATCTTTCGATTACAAGATTTTCTCCCAAAGGAGAGATAAGTAAGGGAATGTATTTAGAATGGCCAATCTCAATTTCCCTGATTGGTTCTTATCACAATTTCGGATATTTTTTGAATAATCTGTTCGAGTTTAAAAAAATTTTTAATATGGATAATCTAATTATCGGAGCCCTTTCAAAACAGAGTGATAACATGACAGTGAGTATTTCATTTGATGTTACTACATACATTCTTTCTGAACCTGCCTCCTCTTCTAAAGAAAAACTGAAAAAAGAGCTGGAGAGAAAAAAAGAACAAAAAAAGGAAAAAATAGAAGAAATTATATGA
- the pilQ gene encoding type IV pilus secretin PilQ, with the protein MRKYTFLLLIIFLLSINFLIAEEEKIELKEINWKIHIDKTVINLMTSSLYPLPHIYSLKENPLIVVMELKGIKLGNIKNEYEISSPLVNKIKIVDLNKGDFQVHFALNKISPYRVFFDKEILSIEFFDVERVLDPELEELYQKSELERANPSILEDIKVKKDKDTLEVTMFFSSEMSYQNFTLENPKRIVFDFLNSKSNMKTQVINVGLNGVEKIRISQFIKDNPDVTRIVFDIGGQDFPIYEIERKEKILKIYFKQKIQEQSEKNEKEMELKRSDVERINPEDPEKDGENKLSDSNEKSQKENQAKEEAEEKKYKGEKISFRLKDADIRDVLRFIATQANLNIIIDPEVAGKVTCELIEIPWDQALEFILRTNGLGMILEENILRIARVDVLAREEQDKQRLRDAKLLAGELKIVTKTLSYAKAESIKSILEKQLSSRGEIIVDSRTNTLIISDIEDRISAIDKLIQTLDKATPQVSIEARIIETNVNYIQSLGIQWGFNVIADSSYGNQTTLKFPSSIYVNGTGISGTQAGGIQGVLGGYAINLPAPAFTTGIGVSLGNVLDTFRLDMALTAMETYGKGKILSAPKITAQNNERAEIMQGRQIPVQTVANNTVTTRYVNAALELHVTPQITAEGTIIMDIEINNNAADFANLVQGIPPIITQSARTTVLVKDGGTAVIGGIYRVEDTEAYNRVPGISKVPILGYLFRGTMKTRADRELLIFITPRIVRGG; encoded by the coding sequence ATGAGAAAATATACTTTCCTTTTATTGATTATTTTCTTACTTTCTATAAATTTTTTAATCGCTGAAGAAGAGAAAATAGAACTGAAGGAAATAAATTGGAAAATTCATATAGATAAAACAGTTATAAACCTGATGACATCTTCTCTTTATCCCCTTCCTCATATATATTCATTAAAAGAGAATCCTCTTATAGTTGTAATGGAGTTAAAGGGAATAAAACTTGGTAACATAAAAAATGAATATGAGATATCTTCTCCTCTTGTTAATAAGATAAAAATAGTTGATTTAAATAAGGGAGATTTCCAAGTGCATTTTGCTCTGAACAAAATTTCTCCTTATAGAGTTTTCTTTGATAAAGAAATACTTTCGATTGAGTTTTTTGATGTGGAAAGAGTTTTAGACCCTGAATTAGAAGAGCTATATCAAAAAAGTGAATTAGAGAGGGCAAATCCTTCAATACTTGAAGATATTAAAGTTAAAAAAGATAAAGATACATTAGAAGTTACAATGTTTTTCAGTTCTGAAATGAGCTATCAAAATTTTACTCTTGAGAATCCCAAAAGGATTGTTTTTGACTTTTTGAATTCTAAAAGTAATATGAAGACCCAAGTTATAAATGTTGGACTGAATGGTGTGGAGAAAATTAGAATAAGTCAATTTATAAAAGATAACCCGGATGTTACTCGAATTGTTTTTGACATAGGTGGGCAAGATTTTCCGATTTATGAAATAGAAAGAAAAGAAAAAATTTTAAAAATTTATTTCAAACAAAAAATTCAAGAACAGAGCGAAAAAAATGAAAAAGAAATGGAATTGAAACGTTCTGATGTTGAAAGAATCAATCCTGAAGATCCTGAAAAGGATGGAGAGAATAAGTTATCAGATTCCAACGAGAAAAGTCAGAAAGAAAATCAGGCTAAAGAAGAAGCTGAGGAGAAGAAATATAAAGGTGAAAAGATTTCTTTCAGGCTGAAAGATGCAGATATAAGAGATGTATTAAGGTTTATTGCAACTCAAGCAAATTTAAATATCATAATAGACCCTGAGGTTGCAGGAAAAGTTACATGCGAACTGATTGAGATTCCCTGGGATCAGGCACTTGAGTTTATATTGAGAACGAATGGTCTTGGAATGATTTTAGAGGAGAACATCCTCCGGATTGCAAGAGTTGATGTTTTGGCTAGGGAAGAACAGGATAAGCAGAGATTGAGGGATGCGAAGTTACTCGCAGGCGAGTTAAAAATTGTGACAAAAACCCTGAGCTATGCTAAGGCAGAGTCCATAAAATCAATCTTAGAAAAACAGCTTTCATCCCGAGGAGAGATTATTGTAGATTCGAGAACGAATACTTTAATAATTTCTGATATCGAGGATAGAATTTCAGCTATAGATAAATTAATCCAGACTCTTGATAAAGCTACTCCTCAGGTTTCAATCGAGGCGAGAATTATAGAGACAAATGTAAATTATATTCAGAGCCTTGGAATTCAGTGGGGTTTTAATGTCATAGCAGATTCTTCATACGGAAACCAGACAACATTAAAATTTCCAAGTAGTATTTATGTAAACGGGACTGGAATCTCAGGAACACAAGCAGGAGGGATTCAGGGAGTTTTAGGAGGATATGCAATAAACCTCCCTGCCCCAGCGTTTACAACTGGAATTGGCGTTTCCCTTGGAAATGTTCTTGATACTTTTAGACTGGACATGGCTCTCACTGCAATGGAAACCTATGGAAAGGGAAAGATTCTTTCAGCTCCGAAAATAACTGCTCAGAATAACGAAAGAGCAGAAATAATGCAGGGGAGACAGATACCAGTTCAAACAGTAGCTAATAATACTGTAACAACAAGGTATGTAAATGCTGCTTTAGAGCTTCATGTCACTCCCCAAATAACTGCTGAGGGAACGATAATCATGGATATTGAAATAAACAATAATGCTGCAGATTTTGCAAATCTTGTTCAGGGAATTCCTCCAATAATTACGCAGAGTGCAAGGACAACTGTGCTTGTTAAAGATGGGGGAACTGCTGTGATCGGAGGGATATACCGGGTGGAAGATACAGAAGCATACAATAGAGTTCCAGGCATCTCAAAGGTTCCAATTCTTGGATATTTATTTAGGGGAACTATGAAAACAAGAGCTGATAGAGAATTGCTGATTTTTATAACACCGCGTATTGTAAGGGGAGGGTAA